Genomic window (Lusitaniella coriacea LEGE 07157):
TTTGTTGAAAAATATTAAAAGCGCGATCGCGGTTCCCATTTGGGATGAAGATAAAGTCGTGGGAGTTTTGTATGCCGATGCCAACCATTCCGCCAGCGATTGGGCAGAAGAAGGCGCAGAAGACCTCAGCTTTTTTTCCGCCCTTGCCAACCTCGTTGCCGCAAACGTTCAGCGTTGGTTGCTCGCCCAAAAACTCAGAAGCGAAGAAACCCTGCGCCAGCGCCTCGAACGCTATCACTCCCCTGCCGTGGTACAACAATTAATAGCCCTGGGCGCGATCGCGGACGGTCGTCTTCCCCCCGCAGAAAGCGAAATTAGCATTCTTTTCGCCGATATTGTCGGTTTTACCGCCCTTTCCGAACGACTCACCCCCGCCAAAATCGCCCAACTCCTCAACAGCTTCTTTGAAGAAATGCTCCAAGAAGTCTTCACCTTTGGTGGAACCTTAGATAAATACATCGGCGACTGTATTATGACCTTTTTTGGCGCACCAGAACCCCAGCGCGATCGCGCAGACCGCGCCGTCGGTGCCGCAATGGGAATGCTCAAACGTCTCGAACGCCTCAACGCCTCCGGTCAACTCGGAGAAACCCTGCAACTCCGCATCGCCATCAATAGCGGTAAAGCCGTCATCGGCGATGTCGGCAGTTCCCAGCGCGTAGACTACACCGCCCTCGGCGCAACCATCAACCTCGCCGCCCGCATGGAAGCCATTTGCCCCCCAGGAGAATGCGTCATTAGCGAAGCCACCTATCAACTCCTCACCCAGAAAAACAACTTTCAAGAAATGGGCGAGTATCGTTTCAAAGGCATCGAACGACCCATCAAAATCTATTGCACGCAACGCTAGTGATTTGTCAATCGCGAACAATCCTCCATTTCAATCTTGATAGAGTACTAGCAGTAGGTCGATTTGCTCTTTGCGTTCCCTGACCTGCCAACCGCGAAAAGCCGTCCGTTCCAGGCACGCAACCGCCCCAAGAGGTTCGGAAAACTACACTTACTTAGAAGCCATAACCCA
Coding sequences:
- a CDS encoding adenylate/guanylate cyclase domain-containing protein, yielding MAEFSLLLHQDNTKISIPSDCEEFTIGRLPECDWCLPFAGISRCHARLRKSPSGAWRIEDMGSKNGTRLNERPVTASQVVRDGDTIWLGDISLQAILSASQPDLPPVTAPLPSRTTILHNVKELQQQWIQASSGQGETSNKDTTIDRLKELVEIGKHLSAAASIEDIFDRVQEVVFRYITSIDRLALLVDVEDCGELQLLNAAARDSAQQPTLIRNGSWISQSICQKVFTEQVAIQTADAQLDERFEGQQSILLKNIKSAIAVPIWDEDKVVGVLYADANHSASDWAEEGAEDLSFFSALANLVAANVQRWLLAQKLRSEETLRQRLERYHSPAVVQQLIALGAIADGRLPPAESEISILFADIVGFTALSERLTPAKIAQLLNSFFEEMLQEVFTFGGTLDKYIGDCIMTFFGAPEPQRDRADRAVGAAMGMLKRLERLNASGQLGETLQLRIAINSGKAVIGDVGSSQRVDYTALGATINLAARMEAICPPGECVISEATYQLLTQKNNFQEMGEYRFKGIERPIKIYCTQR